TGACAATGTACTTATGAAATTATTCCACTACTTATGAAACTATGGATATTTACGTATGAACATTtgaatcattaaattttaatctctcATCATACGTGCTGATACATAATGTATCAGCCGATGCCTCGGAAAAAACGGAAACCGGTACataacaataccgagtactgctgtttggcggtagaatatctgatgagtgggtcgtacctacccagacgggcttggacAAAGAACTACCCCCAAGTAACATTAATTTGCTCTTAATTAAAAAGTGagattttatgaatattcaaaaaCCCGAACGAAGTACACGAAGTTTTGTAAGTAAactatttgttacattttgtgCAGTGGTAGCTAAAAAAGATTTCGAAGAACTAAACGTCGATATAATTAAAGACATAGTTTTACAATAAACAGCTAAAGCTAATATACCCATGagatatcttttatttttcaaatagagTCTTActaacatttttgaattatcattgTACAACAATCAGACAATTTGAATGCCAGTTAAGAATAGACATTCTACCAAAAAGAAATAGCAAATTACTCAGCTCTTCTTCTCAAATGAATTTACATAAACCCATCTCATccgtttattttgatatattatctatgctaatattataaatgcgaaagtatctccCAAACTTTAGCAATACCCAAATTAATCTAGCTGTTTTCTCAATTGGACCTATTCATATTTCCTTCACAACTTTActacataaataatgttaatctgAAATTGATGCTGCCTTCATAATCtacacttatattttaaatgcagaAGTAACGGTCCGTCTGTTAAGCTGTCAAAACTAAATCGTATGataaactgaatttgatgaaatttggtatgaagaaaggcacataggctacttttttatacataaatcctACGACCGTCCCCACCCTACAACTTAGACGAAGTCGCGGACGAAAACTAGGCAATAATTAAGTCTTATCTATTgatgttgatatttttatgaaaaaaaaaagaataaatgatatatttgcgaacttataaaataaatgaatataatatattcaagcaTAATACtgcttacttacttaataaacACAGAATTTGAGCGATAACTTTATGAACTTATTAAACAAAATCTTATTATGAAGTCAGTTCAAGGAATTTTGAATAATTGACGCATGTCTAAGTGACATTACTGAGGCGTCGCTGACGACATCTCGGAGCAGGGAAGTCTTGGAGATTTCAAAGCTTCTAAATATTGAACTGAGAACGTTCGTTCTTACATTTGCCGATACGGCATTAATGTCGGACGATCATATCTTTCGACAACAATTCATGGCGTGGGATAAATTGAAGAATAATTTCGAACCGGTATATTACCAAACTTCATTAAGCAGTCGtcttcttataaaatatcaaaataaaatatcgagaAAAATTGGCTATGTAGTGGgtagttaatgtttcttaccATGCCAATGAGTATggctggtggtgaccacttacaatcaggtggtcAATTTAGTCTActaacctataaaataaaaaataagcttataaattataataatcatttaatttgattatattattatatggaaGTATTATACGGAATTTTGATCCTGCAGTTGCTATGGTggtaaaatatcttattttacggTGATCTGGACAATATTAactaatgtttttaaaagagAACCATTACTGCAACTTCTTGATGTCAAGCGTCAACAActtctttataaaacaaaatgttaaaattcCCATTGAGTAACATCATAAATCATAACATAGTTTATATCTAATTCAACGAAACTCAAAAGACCTCGATTGaaactcaaatatatattttttctaactataaaatttaaaatgcgaTGTATCAAATagcttaattaaaagtttattgaataacaaaataGGCTAATTAAAGGTAGCCGGGAAACGTGTCCAAACAACCAAAGAACATTGTTTGAAGTtgctgaaattaaatattttatgaagcaGGAACTCCATTTCTCAACAGAATTAACAAGAATAACAATTAAACGACCACTTTAAAAGAACTTTCGCAACAAAAACTAGATATTGCATAGCcgtataaaacaatatacaaagaATCTAAACTTGGAAACATTAGTTTTAAAGAGGATGTTGATTTTAAGTAACAGCATAATTTTAAATGCCTCTTTTCAAAGGAAAATGATAAGATATATACCAAGCAACgccactgttttttttatttatggattttttttctttgtcatCGAACataaatagaaacataaaaTGCAAGTTCAGTTGTATTTGTCCAAATCTATACCAGTATCCTCTAGAATCTAAATGGTTAAATCCGCTAAACCAGCTAGTTCctcaattttatgatttaagttttttttgtttgactTTTTTGATTTCACACATAAACAATTAATCCACTTTTTATAACTTCCATAATGTTGTAGTTTACAATTTAAGGTCAGATATAGGATTTATAGTAACCAAGTTGcatattttttgtgatattgcTTAATATTCTGACTTAGTCCTAGAAGATAAAACTGTAAGTCCAGGCCCTTCTGAATCCTGGCAAAACTATAATGTATACAAAAAGATTTTGTATTCCAAAAtatctatagaaatattatcaataccgtattatataattttatattatttttatatttaaaataaaaggacAAAACGTTTTTAACATTGACATCAATTTATCgatcctaatttatttttacactttaaCGATTTCCAAActgaaatataataagataaaagcGTGAAAAATACGCAGGGCGTTGCTGTTGTACGACACAATAGTTCAGTACAAGCGAATATCGTTTGACAaatgttgataataataacacattagTTAATAAATGTCTAGGGATAACTTGttataatatgacaaaaataatatctttttccttCTAAATAAACTAATAGTTTTATGGAAACATGTAATTCTAAATAAACCAAGAATTAGCAACTATCACAAAGAGACTTTGTGATAGTTCCGTTACGTTCCGTAAGAGGTTTGCCGACACCACAATAATGGTGTCGGATTGTCAAACATAAGATGCCTGCAAGTGAAATAGCTAAGCTCCTTAGATATATGAGATCGAAAGCCAAACATACGTCTTGCATGTGTCCGGATTACTGtgggaaatatatattaaaacaaaaacatatacaactattttaatctgagataattaattatttgcaatataaataaacggcTATTTCGAAATAAGATTTCGAAATGAGAATTTTACATatcaattaaatgaatataaaataaactttatcaatTATGAAAACTGTTGGGAATGCTTAATAACCGAGTTAAGTAAATgcttaattattgaatattttaatggagTTCATAAACTCTGAGAAACTGTTAATTGATACTCAAATAACaagtcaaaagaaaaaaaaaggatgCGATAAAAGAAGAATAAAGAGAAACATCTTGTCTACATCGGTTCTAATTTAAAACCCGATACACAAAATGTTCGGTATGTTATGATCTTTCGCTTTATTTTATGGGAGGCATTTACAGCGCATTTTAAAAATTCAGACAGTAAgacaaataatgtaattaacagAAACCTTGGACATTAAACCCTCGTTTTACGGGTacataatttactaatattaatacaattttgagTGGAAATTCACATTTATCTTAAAtactgatttgatttgaatgtgTATTACTGAAATTATGTGGTATTTACATCCGTTATCACTTAGTTTAAACTACGACTTCGAACCTTGAAAATTTTCAACTACGTGCTGTTAACACAGAATTCAAGTCAATCAGACTATTTTTGGTAATGCgactatttatttgaaataaaaacaggaTGTTATCATGCTAAgctcaacgtttttttttatatatatatttattttgcgaCGGCTAAGGGGTAATTCGTCGGACCCAATGAATATGTCAATCAATCAGTactgcaataaatataaatcgctTCTCTCACATCAAACGCTATGGgatctaaaatgttttttcttcgaatcttatattatctataatttgtATTTCGTACATGtgtatatctaaaataatattttccctgtgcctgtaattacactggctagTTCACTACTAAACAACGCTCCAGAGTATTAATGTTTGGCAGAATAATTGGTGAATGACGTGCCTGCACAAAGCTTTACTAACAGGTAGCTTCAATAgtgcaaaacaaataaaacaaaattcaaagcTTCGAGCGCTGCCTGGTGCCAtagataataattcaaaaaggaataataatttcatcgtgtccatataacaaaacaaatattgtgaatcaaatttcttattaaataaatattatattatattaaatattaaataaataaattctttattaaaataaagtcataaaattactttttattatattatatatttaattaagtattttcaaGGGcagttaaatttaaagctgCCACTGATTGGGAATGTTGATTATACCGAGATGAAGCGACAAGTAACTcagcaattattatataataatttaacgtggacgGTCGCACCTTCGATTGAGAATAGACCTATTCTCAAACAAAGGCTTTAGTTTCAAGTatcatatagtataaaacattcTATTGTATGAGATTTGTAGTAAACGACGTTCACGTAAACTAATTACATCTTTCTttgagttatataataaatttcctaTGTCGGCgacatatttgtaaaaaaaaatatcgtgaataaaatattattagcaatGTGTATGACGCTATTGTTCGTTACTAAGgacatgtattttgttttatacaataattacatgATATTTTCCAAATAGATGCTACtgaaatattttccaataattatttattaaaacgggctgaaaatatttttttcataaatttataatatttgtaaaggaTCAAATAATGaatgcctcgttgatctagtacCTAAACATCCGATCTAAGCAGATCCTGACGTTTTAGTTTCAAACACCGAGTTGTTAATATTGTTAAGACAAATTTTCTATACTTCAAATGCATAATGTGACTGGCACTACAGACAATACATCGTATCGGATCGTTGTTTCATCCGAACAAAAGagtgagaaaaaaaattgttcacttATGCTCATACATATACTTGAGCAAATTAAACTCCTAGCATCATAATTATCGATTAGAATTCTTCGTTGAACATAACCGGTGTGACCGAAATCGATCATCAAGACATAATCATTAAGGGTAAATTGCTCGTCATTTAAACGCCCGTGGCTATTAAATGAttcatactattttatttctaagccttagctttttaaataaagtgaagTGTTAGAAATAACTCTGAATTATTAAAGTGAAATAACttacctttttaaaattttgagagAGTAATTTGAGGGAGGATTTGTGttctttttttcgtttttttgtattattatttttgaatttttcgaATTTATTGTCAagaacttttcaaataaattcatccaatagcaatattttaattttcacttaCTGAGAAAGTGAACTTTAATCGGCTTACTCTGCTTCGGGGCGTGTAGTAGCTGTGTACATAATAAATGTGCCAGAATTTCGACCAACACTTGCTGGTTTCTTCAGAAATGTTTGCTTTAGCACCTAATCAATTTTAAAGACACTGATTCTTACCCAGATTTGAATTCGCAATGATCGCATAAAATCAAGTGCCCTAACTCTTTTCAGTTTTTCtataatttgacaaatatatttgtcaaatatttcTTCGTTTGATGGTATTAAAAACGTCTTTCTGTGACTCTGCGCTATGATCACTGAATTAGGCTTAATCAATGTTTAGAATTATATACAAAGCAATAAGAAATAAAAGGTATAATATAAAGCTCGCCAAAATGgattatttatcaaatgtttCATCAACGCGTTCCCTTTGTTCAAACCACTTTGGccattatatatgttaaaaggTAACATTAGACTAAtgtgtcattaaaataataaccaaagatgatataaaatgaaatgacgAGACGAATGCCACTTTTATTCCGATTTTCCAACGTCAcggattaaaaatgaattctatACAAGCGaggttcaatttaatttatccaCGTTTCAAATATACTTGTCGAAACCTATCAGTTCATGGGCCCAGTTTCTTGGCTCGTAAagacgttaattttatttaccgatttatatatttcattatttatataaatgtttgggTTTTTGCCGTTGcatctatatacaaatatattacaacatacCAAGAAGACACCATACGGTTTACGACACGTACGGATTACCTCGACTGGAACACAACATTTCCATCAATCACCATTTGTGAAAACGCAAATATCGATAAATTATCAagacaaatacaaaaattacaaatagaaaACGGAGATAAAATGGCCACATTCGCAAAAGAAATTGCTTTCTTTTCGGGGGAATGTCAAagctgtaattataattatgaaaatgattttataattacaaaggaATTTCTAAATTTAACGTCCGCGTTCCGCTCCGATTGCAAGAGCTTGTTTGTTCGTTGTACATGGGATGATAAACCTATGAACTGCTGTAAACATTTTAAGCCTATACAAACAGAATACGGGCTGTGTTATTCTATGAATAATAATCAGATAGGAGAAAAGCATACACCGTACTATGTTGCTACATCCGAAAACCGAAGGCTGGGAATACTTGAATTAGTACTATCAGAAAATTACGAAGCATTTCTGCATTCGCCGGAAGACGTCCCCTATTGGAATATGGAAAATGATCGTAGAGCTACGGTTCTATATGGTTCAAGAGGATCGATACTATTTTCCGTCGTTGATATAGTTAATGAACCAGAAGTTTCTTTGACTGCTCCAGAGATTCGTCAGTGTAGATTTCCCAACGAATCGCCTGAAAACTTCAAAGGATACAAATATTACAGCTACTCGGTGTGCATCATTCAATGCCGTATTGAAGCTCAGTTGGAACTCTGTAATTGCACATCTCATCTGTCGCCCGTCGAATACAATGACCGTTACTGTGACTTAGAAGGATTGAAATGCTTAACAAAACACTACGGTACGTTAAAGAAACTTCGAGTCCCCGGAACTAATGATACTGGGCTAAATTGCAAATGTCTTTCGTCTTGCGTTGAGCCAGACTACAATATAATCGCTAAGAAATTTTCAGATCCAGAAAGGGAACTGACATCTgcgattttaaaaatcatactaAGTAATAGACCTTACGAAAGAGTGACTCGGCAAGTGGCTCGTACTACTTTGGACTTAGTGGTTGCAATGGGAAATTGTTTCGGACTTTGCTTCGGCGGCTCCTTGCTTTCTATCGTTGAAGTCGTGTACTACGTATGTTTTAAGCAGTGGAAATACACAAATGTGAATCTTGTGcactaaataatgttataaaaatcatcagaattaaaattattttaattaaaatgtctaaCCATTGATCACACGcgcataaataatgtataagtaTAGTATCcgatatatagtttataatttaattatgaattatattaataaattctaattaagaAATCTAATCTTAATATCAGACCATCGCCTACACCTGAAAATCAAAGTCCTACGCGTTgaatgtattttcatttataagcTATAAGAGCAGACGTTCTTATTGATTAACCACCCACTGCTCAAGAAATATCTTTTGAAAAACGTCAaatgaagtaattttaaatataaagtctgAATAACGTATTAGTGTTGAAGGTCTGAACTAACTTTATGTAAAATactcattcaattaaatattaaagcctTATAATATACCTTAAGATACGACTGCGAGATGTAGGAGGATAGGTCTGTAGTGTCGGTTGACCGATTTTGTTTGAAAGGAACAAAGCCCCGTAGAGTAATACATCCTACTTAGTAGAACTTTCTCTTTAAATCCTCTGAGATTAGGCAACAGTCACTGACATGGCACTCTCTACTTTTTCCCGGATGAGACGCTAAAAATACTTTTCGATCTCAAGCGGTAATCCAGGcagcaatattattaaactaacacACGAAAAAAGGTTAGTTTGCTTTTGATTTCAAGCAAAATCGCTATCAGCAAAGGAACTGTAAGAAGAAGATCGAAATCCAAGGCAGAAAACCACCGTGATATGGTGAATGTGGTATgcgacatttaatttaataattataacatttataggatacgcgtatcaaaatagcgtatcatcgTAAGTGAGGTACGAattgaattcttacagaatcacactACTAATTTACATGTGGGCTTCACATGATATCTTCTTGATCTAAAGacctttaaatctttaaaaaaatttttttgtagCAAAACACAGTAACGCTATTTTAAAAGCATGGAAACAACATTCGCTAACTTCATctgtcacataaaaaaatattcttttgccCTTTACAGTTTGGACcagtcattttataaattttaaaataaatttgaatttgcgCATAATTTTTTATgcgtaaattcaaatatatttcggGATGGGACTTAAATTTTACTGTATTATTACAGTATATGagtctacttttattataatatttgtttacatctcgttttataaaaaatatcactgcCTTATTTTACCTTGCGAAGGATAACTCACATAATTAATTAGctcaaactatatataatacctcTGTAACTCAACTGAGTACAGTGTCTAGAAAAGGAAGTATATAATACGTTATAAAACTACTTACGGTTACGACTATTTGGATTACCAACGTTCCGCctcgacttcgcacgggtgcaatttatttaaaaaaaaataaaataatattatataaatataacatacaaccTATACCACTCTGTAATAATCTAGCTTTCGACaagtaaacatttttagaattggatcattagtgtCAAAGATAACtccttacatacaaacaaacatttttagtactgattacatacaataaatcataaataaggGAATGATATTCTTCAAGTCTATTAACTAATCGTAATTTCTTTCGCtcgatatcaaaatatacttttttcaagtaggcttttacaagcaattttgcttcgtcatttaacaaactattttaagtaaagctaccaccggcaaTGGTTCTTGGATACTTTTTGTTAtgcattgacattttatttcattaaattttttaaagtcaacGAACAAAGTGTTTCCTTATTATATGTGTAGACTTATAGATTGTActccattttctttttttaataaataaaaaatgtcacgATGTCCGTATAATgtcatcattattaattaaatcggGAATAGCTTGTAAAACGTTGTTACAGCTGGGCAAATATCTCCTATTAAGGAAAATTTATGGCAGCTTAAGGCCACGCTGCGGGTTGGCGCTTATTTCTTCCAACTTATTCAAGATTCTGaaagatatttgaaaaaatgagcattaaaatacaaagatGTGTCCATATTTGATCCTACGGGTTTTGTTTGTTATGATGGATATTCTTTGGATTTCCGCGTAAAAGTCAAATATGAACAAAACATCAACGCACATTGTCCTACAACTGAGCAATGACCGCTTTTCATTAGCTTAGCTTATATCACCATGCAGCTTCACTGTGATAGGTGCAtatacatgtgtcagaatttcatccgacgtGTGCAGCTATTCTCGCGATATCTTGATTTAACGCCGAACATgaagtgaattattattaacgtaaattaaacacatttaagCTCAGTGGTACAAgcctgtaattataattataaacccGCGATCGATAAAGATCATGTTCTATTCAGTGGACGATTATGGCTCAGATTTcaatcatactaaataaattctttaaaatatttaaaaatgtatttatgcaTCTGTTTAGGTATGAATTTACTCACTCCACTGTTATAAATCTCGTATGAACTTCAAGTTGCCTTGTGAGCTTTTTATGAAGTTTCAATGCGAACACGTTTCACATTCAACCTGACCAAAGCAAATATTCATCCCTTTGGTAAAACACGAGTCCCCGTTATTTCCAACGACCGAacagtgttttattttcaaattcgtGTAATACTAAGCTAtgcttttattttcaattttatatgggatatttatgttgtaaaaatccgtttttaaataatacaaataattaatactaatattacgatggccaaatgtattatttattcttctACTTCGTGATTAGAAACAGATGTTAGGTTTAGGTATACAAcgaatactataattttattataccctCCCtatacaagatagcttgatcgatgtaaatttttctgatcgacctAACTTTGCGATGACgaacatataattttcttaatttaatgattttaaaaataaaatatttaaaaatacctataatacaaaagttcctaaagattcaagcgttatctgaaaattttaagactttttctattatatattattgcttcaaagtaaaatttaaatagaaacactgaaaataataaacgcttgtacaatgttacatcgatCGGACGGTAGGGatgcgaataacaggcagtaactactacaaatatcgatgacaaaaatccttattaaagatcattgttaagttattattacgaacggttttggttggggtctctttgggtAGTGATTGGTAacctctttagctggtataactctatttagaaaaataagttaaaaaaaaattgaattctaatttgaattacgcattccattgTTCCATCGACTATTttctatatatgttatattttctgtttctcatcactagcccgtctgtcaaaaacatcaagctaacttgaactaTAAGAAATAAAGGTTCACGTTGGTTAATGACCACGACCATTTCTGTCAAtagaataataaacaataaatataaataatatgcgtCACAAAATCATCAGACAAGAGGAACGTACCTTTTGTATTTTATGACATTGGCTGGAAGGTAGaataacttataaatgtttGATGCCTATCCACGGGCTCAAAGCCATACCACGCTTAATTACTACACGTTAAGCTTAATTCactattaattttcaaagcatatttcatatacataaaacatgtTTCATTATACAAGTACACATACTCTCGTATTAGGTAAAGCGGCCAAACTGATTAACGTATCCGTCACTTCGTCTTACAACCTCTAAATTATGAACACTACGAATCCTTGTTCTGTTGTACCCCGTATTCTACACCGCCCATAACGCCGTGTGAAGTGTAATTTAGATTTCGAATTCATAGTTAAGCCAATCTAACCGCTtagttgattataaattataatgtagttGCTCTTTGTATTATAGGGATCTGTCCCTGAATATGTTCTCGTGGAAAAGGTTTCGAGCTTATtacactacgctgctccaaagcaGATTGATGtatcagtattaaataaaatcctgggggatattttattatgataataataatttgcccaaattatatatatatgcttaaatatcacccgcaccacctagatgtccgaaaatccacaacagcgcgatttttaagacactttctgcctcgcacaaccactctgtggaaccagctttcgccggcggtttttccgaaccgatacgacttaggaaccttcaagaaaagagcgtactctttcctcaaaggccggcaacgcacctgcaagccccccggtgttgcagatgtccatgggcggtggtagtcactttccatcaggtgagcctcctgctcgtttgccacctcaaatataaaaaaaaaaaaaaaattcaaaagaatgtCAACGAAATGTCTCCACTTTTTGAGACTGTGAttcttcgttttttaaatacactaaactgataaattatttaactatgtGTACTGCAAAACGTTATTCTCGTCTGGTATACCTTGatgaaaaattgttaaataagctCCAAGCTAATTACATTCGACGAACGTCGACTTAATATCATAGTtcctgattatgtttttattatattacaagatgaaaacccggcttcgctcgggtaaaataaataaagctaaacaaatatgaatatactaactaccgtacccctacacgaaattattatttggaacacactttatgaatgcacccgtaaacgtcaaacatggcccgttaaactgtcatgtcattgaatttaatggattttatttcgaaatatagGGTAAACTTACCAGTAACTGGCCACTTAAGTCACCTGCgtagttttagttaaaaatttgtTCAGTTATATTACCGCATTGGCTGAGTTCTTTATATCTATGGATAACTGATATTCTGTTCTTTATGTAATGGGCATTGATATagcaataaaactaatttattaagataatattctagtcaatagaaaaatatacgCTTTTAGCTAGTAACTGGTCGGCAAAAAGCAGTAATTGGCCATCAATATACCAGTAACTGGCCATATGAGATTACATTTACTTTGGAACACTagaaatctaaaataaacacAGGAGtgcaaatatatacttatatataaaacaaaaacattaaaaaatacttcaaatcgTAACTCTTACTAAACTAATATCCTACTAACTGGCCATATGAGACCACAATTAGTTTGGAACACCAGATTTTTTTCAAACCGATTTTATTGGGCGAAATGCTGATACGTCTGCTGGTTGTAAAAACTGTAGATAAGAGCAGTTGCCAATAAAATCAGAAAAGTCAGCAGCCGTTATCCATCCTGTATTACTCTGTACGTCCGTATCCAGATGGTAAGCTTAGTGTTATTCTAtcaggtattattttatatcggtATATTATCAACGGGTCACAAGAGAAACCAGCGGCAGAGAacataaagaaaacatttatgtttttagcTGAATCTTTTTCTATTTCGTATatgcaatgtattttttagCCAGCCTCATCGGAATTAAAAATTCTCGCTGGATCTCT
The window above is part of the Vanessa tameamea isolate UH-Manoa-2023 chromosome 6, ilVanTame1 primary haplotype, whole genome shotgun sequence genome. Proteins encoded here:
- the LOC135193312 gene encoding sodium channel protein Nach-like is translated as MNSIQARFNLIYPRFKYTCRNLSVHGPSFLARKDVNFIYRFIYFIIYINVWVFAVASIYKYITTYQEDTIRFTTRTDYLDWNTTFPSITICENANIDKLSRQIQKLQIENGDKMATFAKEIAFFSGECQSCNYNYENDFIITKEFLNLTSAFRSDCKSLFVRCTWDDKPMNCCKHFKPIQTEYGLCYSMNNNQIGEKHTPYYVATSENRRLGILELVLSENYEAFLHSPEDVPYWNMENDRRATVLYGSRGSILFSVVDIVNEPEVSLTAPEIRQCRFPNESPENFKGYKYYSYSVCIIQCRIEAQLELCNCTSHLSPVEYNDRYCDLEGLKCLTKHYGTLKKLRVPGTNDTGLNCKCLSSCVEPDYNIIAKKFSDPERELTSAILKIILSNRPYERVTRQVARTTLDLVVAMGNCFGLCFGGSLLSIVEVVYYVCFKQWKYTNVNLVH